One window of the Anaeromyxobacter dehalogenans 2CP-C genome contains the following:
- the bioA gene encoding adenosylmethionine--8-amino-7-oxononanoate transaminase: MEDRERQERHRRLWEADHRHLWHPFTQMKDWLREEPLIVDAAEGVYLVDTLGNRYLDGVSSLWCNVHGHRVPELDAAVRAQLDRVAHSTLLGLASTASIECAEELVRHLPPGLTRVFFSDAGATAVEIAIKMAFQHHQLRGDERRTEFVALHGGYHGDTIGSVSVGGIDLFHRIFKPLLFEVHHAPQPYCYRCPLGKALPGCGMACADEVERIVEAREGRVAALVIEPLVQGADGMITQPPGYLRRMREVCDRHGALLVCDEVATGWGRTGTTFAVEQEGVRPDILTMAKGLTGGYLPLAATVTTEQVFESFLGEHAEKRTFFHGHTYAGNPLACAAATASMTLFRERGVGAAVPGKAAALARALAPAARLAHVGEVRQRGLMVGIELVRDRATREEYAYELRAGDRVTREARKLGAILRPLGNVVVLMPPLAMTEAELTRLAGITLAAIEAATARL, encoded by the coding sequence ATGGAAGACCGCGAACGCCAGGAGCGGCACCGCCGGCTGTGGGAGGCGGACCACCGGCACCTCTGGCACCCGTTCACGCAGATGAAGGACTGGCTCCGCGAGGAGCCGCTCATCGTGGACGCGGCCGAGGGCGTCTACCTCGTGGACACGCTCGGCAACCGCTACCTCGACGGCGTGTCGTCGCTCTGGTGCAACGTGCACGGCCACCGGGTCCCGGAGCTCGACGCCGCGGTGCGGGCGCAGCTCGACCGCGTCGCGCACTCCACCCTGCTCGGCCTCGCCTCCACCGCGTCCATCGAGTGCGCCGAGGAGCTGGTCCGGCACCTGCCGCCCGGCCTGACGCGCGTCTTCTTCTCCGACGCCGGCGCCACCGCGGTCGAGATCGCCATCAAGATGGCGTTCCAGCACCACCAGCTCCGCGGCGACGAGCGCCGCACCGAGTTCGTGGCGCTGCACGGCGGCTACCACGGCGACACCATCGGCTCGGTCTCGGTGGGCGGCATCGACCTGTTCCACCGGATCTTCAAGCCGCTGCTGTTCGAGGTGCACCACGCGCCGCAGCCGTACTGCTACCGCTGCCCGCTCGGGAAGGCGCTGCCGGGGTGCGGGATGGCCTGCGCCGACGAGGTGGAGCGCATCGTCGAGGCGCGCGAGGGCCGGGTCGCCGCGCTCGTCATCGAGCCGCTCGTGCAGGGCGCCGACGGGATGATCACGCAGCCGCCGGGGTACCTGCGCCGCATGCGCGAGGTGTGCGACCGGCACGGCGCGCTGCTGGTGTGCGACGAGGTCGCCACCGGCTGGGGGCGCACCGGGACCACGTTCGCGGTGGAGCAGGAGGGCGTGCGCCCGGACATCCTCACCATGGCGAAGGGGCTCACCGGCGGGTACCTGCCGCTCGCCGCCACCGTGACGACCGAGCAGGTGTTCGAGTCCTTCCTGGGCGAGCACGCCGAGAAGCGGACGTTCTTCCACGGCCACACCTACGCCGGGAACCCGCTCGCCTGCGCCGCCGCGACCGCCTCCATGACGCTGTTCCGCGAGCGCGGGGTGGGCGCCGCGGTGCCGGGGAAGGCGGCGGCGCTGGCCCGCGCGCTCGCGCCGGCGGCGCGGCTCGCGCACGTGGGCGAGGTGCGGCAGCGCGGGCTCATGGTCGGCATCGAGCTGGTGCGCGACCGGGCCACCAGGGAGGAGTACGCCTACGAGCTGCGGGCCGGCGACCGGGTGACCCGGGAGGCCCGCAAGCTCGGCGCCATCCTGCGGCCGCTCGGGAACGTGGTGGTGCTCATGCCGCCGCTCGCCATGACCGAGGCCGAGCTCACGCGGCTGGCCGGGATCACGCTCGCCGCCATCGAGGCGGCCACCGCGAGGCTGTAG
- the bioD gene encoding dethiobiotin synthase, with the protein MRGLFVTGTDTGVGKTEVACALVRAARAAGLDAVGMKPAQSGHVAGEPSDAERLREASGGVEPLEAICPYTFAAPLAPAAAARAEGREVSLARVVEAARALAARHAAVVVEGAGGLLVPLTARETHADLAAALGLPVLVVARAGLGTVNHTALTVEALERRGLPIAGIVLNRTGPEDDPSVPLNAAEIARLTHREPLALLPWEPDIARRARALGSVLAAKIQF; encoded by the coding sequence GTGCGCGGCCTGTTCGTCACCGGCACCGACACCGGGGTGGGCAAGACCGAGGTGGCCTGCGCGCTGGTCCGCGCGGCGCGCGCGGCCGGCCTGGACGCGGTGGGCATGAAGCCGGCGCAGTCCGGCCACGTGGCGGGCGAGCCGTCCGACGCGGAGCGGCTCCGGGAGGCGTCCGGCGGGGTCGAGCCGCTCGAGGCGATCTGCCCGTACACGTTCGCGGCCCCGCTCGCGCCGGCGGCCGCGGCGCGAGCGGAGGGGCGCGAGGTCTCGCTGGCGCGGGTGGTGGAGGCGGCGCGCGCGCTCGCGGCGCGCCACGCGGCGGTGGTGGTGGAGGGGGCGGGCGGGCTGCTCGTGCCGCTCACCGCGCGCGAGACCCACGCAGACCTGGCCGCGGCGCTCGGCCTGCCGGTGCTGGTGGTGGCGCGCGCCGGGCTCGGGACGGTGAACCACACCGCGCTCACCGTCGAGGCGCTGGAGCGGCGCGGCCTCCCGATCGCCGGGATCGTGCTCAACCGCACCGGGCCGGAGGACGACCCGTCGGTGCCGCTCAACGCGGCCGAGATCGCGCGATTGACCCACCGTGAACCGCTCGCGCTGCTGCCG